In the genome of Bacillus sp. S3, one region contains:
- the asd gene encoding aspartate-semialdehyde dehydrogenase → MNQQNGYHVAVVGATGAVGQQMIQTLIKENFPIGKLTLLSSARSAGKVINVNGQEITIQEAKPESFEGVDIALFSAGGSVSKELAPEAVKRGAIVVDNTSAFRMDENTPLIVPEVNESDLHHQNGIIANPNCSTIQMVVALEPIRQKYGLKKVIVSTYQAVSGAGAAAVEELKAQTKSILTEEPFEPKILPVSSDTNHYQIAFNVIPQIDKFQDNGYTFEEMKMINETKKIMHLPELQVSATCVRLPVAVGHSESVYFEIESENVSANEIKALLQDAPGIVLQDDPDNQVYPMPAHCVGKNDVFVGRIRKDIDEDRGFHMWVVSDNLLKGAAWNSVQIAESLVKLGIVK, encoded by the coding sequence TATCATGTTGCCGTAGTAGGAGCAACAGGAGCGGTTGGACAGCAAATGATCCAAACATTGATCAAAGAGAACTTTCCAATCGGAAAACTTACCCTCTTATCCTCAGCTAGATCAGCGGGGAAAGTAATAAATGTAAATGGTCAGGAAATTACGATACAAGAAGCAAAGCCGGAGAGCTTTGAAGGTGTAGATATTGCCTTATTCAGTGCTGGCGGCAGTGTTTCTAAGGAACTTGCCCCAGAAGCAGTAAAACGCGGCGCCATCGTCGTGGACAACACTAGCGCATTTAGAATGGATGAAAATACACCATTGATCGTTCCTGAAGTGAACGAATCGGACTTGCATCATCAAAACGGGATTATTGCAAACCCAAATTGTTCAACAATCCAAATGGTGGTTGCTCTTGAACCAATTCGTCAAAAGTATGGATTGAAAAAAGTCATTGTCTCCACATATCAAGCCGTTTCAGGTGCAGGTGCTGCGGCGGTGGAAGAATTAAAGGCACAAACAAAGTCGATTTTGACTGAAGAACCATTTGAACCAAAAATTTTACCAGTCTCATCAGATACAAATCATTATCAAATTGCGTTTAATGTGATTCCGCAAATTGATAAATTCCAAGATAATGGCTATACGTTTGAAGAAATGAAAATGATTAATGAAACCAAAAAAATTATGCATTTACCAGAGTTACAGGTATCAGCAACTTGCGTCCGTCTTCCGGTTGCAGTCGGCCATTCTGAATCCGTCTATTTCGAAATAGAATCAGAGAACGTAAGCGCAAATGAAATTAAAGCATTATTACAAGATGCACCGGGTATTGTCTTGCAAGATGATCCGGATAATCAAGTATATCCAATGCCTGCTCATTGTGTAGGGAAAAACGATGTTTTTGTAGGACGTATTAGAAAAGACATCGATGAAGACCGTGGTTTCCACATGTGGGTTGTTTCGGATAATCTGCTAAAAGGTGCTGCTTGGAATTCAGTACAGATTGCAGAAAGTTTAGTAAAACTAGGTATCGTAAAATAA
- the dapG gene encoding aspartate kinase, with product MKIIVQKFGGTSVKDEESRKHAQSHIEKALADGYKVVVVVSAMGRKGDPYATDTLLSLIGGNLSKISKREQDLLLSCGEVISSVVFSNMLLESGMNAIALTGAQAGFRTNNDHTNAKINEMKCDRLLRELENHDVVVVAGFQGAAKNGDITTIGRGGSDTSAAALGAALNAEWIDIFTDVEGIMTADPRIAENARPLSIVTYTEVCNMAYQGAKVIHPRAVEIAMQAKVPIRIRSTYSDNLGTLVTTLNKDKRGSDIRERTVTGIAHVSNVTQIKVFAKKDQYNLQAEVFKAMANEKISVDFINISPNGVVYTVTEEMTDRAIRVLNDLGHEPVIERYCAKVSVVGAGIAGVPGITSKIVTALSDHSIRILQSADSHTTIWVLVKQDDLAKSVNALHDAFQLEDESIEFNLADL from the coding sequence ATGAAAATTATTGTACAAAAGTTTGGCGGTACATCCGTTAAAGATGAAGAGAGCAGGAAACACGCGCAAAGTCATATCGAAAAAGCACTTGCCGACGGCTACAAAGTAGTCGTTGTCGTCTCGGCAATGGGAAGAAAGGGTGACCCTTATGCAACCGATACACTTTTATCGTTAATTGGGGGCAACCTAAGCAAAATCTCAAAACGGGAGCAAGATTTATTATTGTCCTGCGGCGAGGTTATTTCTAGTGTTGTTTTTTCAAATATGCTATTGGAAAGTGGAATGAATGCAATCGCATTAACAGGAGCTCAAGCAGGTTTCCGTACGAACAATGACCATACAAATGCAAAGATTAACGAAATGAAATGTGATAGGCTGCTTAGGGAACTTGAGAACCATGATGTTGTAGTGGTTGCCGGGTTCCAGGGAGCTGCTAAGAATGGCGATATCACCACCATAGGGCGGGGGGGGAGTGATACGTCCGCTGCCGCGCTGGGAGCGGCTCTAAATGCCGAATGGATAGATATTTTTACCGATGTGGAAGGAATTATGACGGCCGATCCGCGGATTGCAGAAAATGCCCGGCCGCTTTCCATAGTTACCTATACCGAGGTGTGCAATATGGCCTATCAGGGGGCGAAGGTGATTCATCCCCGAGCGGTGGAAATTGCCATGCAGGCAAAAGTGCCGATTCGCATCCGTTCCACTTATTCCGACAATCTAGGAACATTGGTTACCACCTTAAATAAAGATAAGCGTGGAAGTGATATTAGAGAACGCACCGTTACGGGGATTGCTCATGTTTCAAATGTCACGCAAATAAAAGTCTTTGCTAAAAAGGATCAATACAACCTCCAGGCAGAAGTTTTTAAAGCAATGGCAAATGAAAAAATCAGTGTAGATTTTATCAATATCTCGCCAAATGGTGTAGTCTATACGGTCACAGAGGAAATGACGGATCGGGCAATCAGGGTCTTAAACGACTTAGGACATGAACCTGTAATTGAACGCTATTGTGCCAAAGTGTCTGTTGTTGGTGCAGGAATAGCAGGGGTACCGGGGATTACCTCCAAAATCGTTACAGCGTTGTCTGACCATAGCATTCGTATTTTGCAATCAGCAGATAGTCATACCACCATTTGGGTATTAGTTAAGCAGGATGACTTAGCCAAATCTGTTAATGCCTTGCATGATGCCTTTCAATTAGAAGATGAATCGATTGAGTTTAATCTTGCCGATTTGTAA